aaacCTGTTAAGGTACATACCATAGTTGGAAATGCCGGATGCTATAAGGtccagtgctccaacagggaaaatagcccagcgaggaaaggatataaggaaataaataaactatgagagaagtaatgaacaattaaataagatatcttaagaacactaacaacatcaaataaatattctatattcaaactataaaaactttaaaaaaataatatgaagagaaataagatagaacagcggtcccagtgtaccctcaagcaagagaaatctatcccaagactgtggaagaccatggtacagaggctatggcactactcaagactaaagaacaatgatttattTTTGGAGTATTCTtatcctagaagcgctgcttaacatagtaaagagtctcttctaccattaccaagaggagagtagctactgaacaattatagtgcagaagttaaccccttgagcgaagaagaattatttggtaatctcagtgttgtcaggtgtatgacgacaggggagaatatgtgaagaataggccagactattcgtgtgtgtgtgtgtgtgtgtgtgtgtgtgtgtgtgtgtaggcaaaaggaaatgagctgtaaccagagagaggaatccaatgtaatactgtctggtcagtcaaaggacccaataactctctagtggtagtatctcaactggtggctggtgccctggccaacctgttacctatgcacgcgcacacacacaacacacacacatatatattatatatattatttatatatgtatatgaaataagcACCCCCAGATATTATCTAATCATTTATACAGATATACATCAAATGTGTTTCTGATATCGTAGAAAAAGATTAATAGGATACCTATCTAAAATGCATTCAATTCTCCACATTAAGTATTGAATATCATAGAGGAAAGCCTGAAGCTTGTATGATGTATCAAGATAACAGCTTTACAAAATTTAATATCCGAGATATATCCTATTTTCTAACTCTTGATATATTAGTTATTTTAGCTAGAATTATTTTACCTATCTCTATCGAAATAAGCGTTATATGTCATTAGTCTCGACAGCAAAGCTCAAAACTAAATTTAGAAATTTATCtaaaatttcaaagtataaaaGTGTCCAAAAACGAATcaataaatgagaaaaaagatAAGAGATGAAATCTCTTCAGAATTGAGATTACattctttatgaaaaaatatacttcCTTGAATAAGTCTCAAAATTCCTTCCTACCTCATCATGCATTTTAGTGTAAGTATATTACTTTCTCATCTAGTGTTTCTAGGTTAACTTTCGAGTCATCTAAGTCTCTTATAATGAGAAGGGTAAACTAAACCTAaccaaacaaaaaatattaaacaatcgtAATAACAGACATTTCAACTCTTTGGATTTATTTGACTCTTTCAACATTAATTAAAATGGAACTTTtactttctctttgaaggaatctTTTACTCTATTGCTTTCTTATAAATCTTAAGACAATCTTTCTTCAATTAGTTATATTAAGGATAATTGTTCTAAGGGATTTAATAACGCCGAAAATTGTTATTTGTTTGTAatgaatatctactgtatatataaaagagcaacttctaaaaatattttaaaataatccacggaatatatttcttttttacatgtttttatcaaaatgataaattttcttcaagaatattgttttaaatatactTATCCATATTTTAAATGGGAACAATATTgcttggaagaaaaaaaataatttctattggtaaaaatattaaaaaagtaatagacatatatgcagacatacatgcatatgtgtatgtataaacaaatatgcatctatctatctatctatctctctgtacATGTATTcgtgtttatatgcatatgtgtaggtgtgtatacgtgtatgtattgatatttgaatgtatgtatattgatacacatatgaattgtaaatatatatatatatatatatatatatatatatatatatatatgcatatatatatatatatatatatatatatatataaacacacaacatatatataaacacaatatgtatatatatatatatatatgtatatatatatatatatatatatatatatatatatatatgtatatatatatatatatatatatatatatatatatgtatatatatatatatatatatatatatatatatatatatatttatatatatactgtatataggtagatagacagatctATATAATATCTTTTTATGAATACTAGTGAGTCATATAACATATTCTAGGTGTACCGTTTGgagaataaaaagaattaaatgaggttttttactttattaatacattaatattTCAGAATGTTAATACATTTtaacatattatctctctctctctctctctctctctctctctctctctctctctctctctctctctctcttttcaggggTTTTCTATTTATAATTCTTAAGAAGCGTCAGGTACTATTCATAGTCAATGTAAATTATTGTTTCTCAAATTTCGTATAtaagaaacattaaaattaaagggaAATGGCCTTGCAGTGCAACCATATTTTTGATTTTCTAATGTTCTGtttgaaaaattagatatttataaataagtgAAAATGATAACAGTGgtaatggattgattgattgatttggagttttatgACATCCTGATACATAAGGTCATTAACGCCAACTGTGATAATGGATGCTATTCGTAAATATTGAATATAAACTTTTAGGTTTAGTAAATTCTTCGCTGCAATTCATCGAATTCTACCGATGAAAGCGAATATCCTTTCCTTAGAAGAGTCCTGGAAAGGTCTGGTCGGGTCTTTCGGTGCAGAAGTATTTTAGGGTAGTCGGGTCTTGGTTCCAGTAACGGCAGGGACCCCCGAAGGCGTTGGTGTAAGGACTTCCTCCAACtgcaaatgagaaaaaaaggtttAGGTTTGACCCTATTGATATATCTTTTCTAGATCCTCAACATTACAGACAATGTATGAGCCATATAAATCACCTTTTAAAGCGTTTTCTCATTTGGTACTTACTGCCAGCATTGCCGAATCCAGGTTGTCCAATTCCAGGATGTCCAATTCCTACTCCTCCTAATCCAGGATTACCGAAGGTCGGGTAAGCAGAAGCCAAGCAGGCGACAAACACCACCATGAGGGTGACCAAAAGGATTGAACGAGCCTGAGGAAATAAAAGGACAGAAACGATTAATTAAGGATCGGACGAAAGCGTAAAGAAAACTCAGAGTATGACTATTtttcaatgataatttttttaagatTCCTATAGAATtacaattatatatctataaaaaatatcagagagagagagagagagagagagagagagagagagagagagagagagagagagagagagagagagagagagagagagagagagagagagagagttcagatatTGTCTTACCATGTCTTCTCTTTGTGTGATCTGCAGATGAACTGATACAACTCGTGGTCTCTCTTTGGTTTAAATATGACTGAGAGAAGATTGAGAAATTCCAGCTTAAGGAAATCCAAGAGGGTTTTCCAAGCACTTCCCCGCGAACACCTTCTTCCTTCCAGGTACTAAAAACATTCTGACTGCGGTTGCAAAAAACTCGTTCTTCCCGCGCATGTTACGTCACTGAGATTCTTCTGGATTGAGTTGGTCTGCAACAAATCTCTTTGGAATGTGGGAAAGTTATTCCATCCCATGACGTTGCATTAATTGCTTATTTTTTAAATGTCCAGCGCTTATTAGGTGAGGAGGCAACAAACGTTTTATCAAGAGGAGATACGTTTGTTATTCCTTTACCTTCGACATAAAACGTTTCAGCAGTGGCTACATTTACTGATACGCTTGGATGTCAGAGTATTGTACACAGAAGTAATGAAAATGCACCTTGTGTTAAAAAAAAACCCATAAATATGTTTTAGAATAAGATAGAGTGCTTGTTctcgcacacacgcacgcacacacacatatatatgtatatatatatacatatatatatgtatatgtatacatatatatatatatatatatatatatatatatatatatatatatacggaaacagacaaacatatatatatatatgtgtatatatatatttattatatatatatatatatatatatatatatatatatatatatatatatatatatacatttctttaattatAGAAAACTACCTTTGAAAAATTACTTAATGAATAATGGTACGATACAGCACATTATCATATTTCCAGTTTGTATCCAAAGTAAGCATGTAAGGTGATACTGTCCAGCTTTGGGTTGTATAATCACCATCCCCTATCCACGCCAGGCCAGTGTCGTCATCAATCTACGTCATTACAGTGACGTCATGGATTCTACGTTAGCTCACTGGCTTAGATCTAGGAAGTTCCatcttggcgtttttttttttttaaattccatttcGAATAAATACTTGCACGTGGAATTTTATACGCTTATAATTACAACACATACAgagttacacacgcacacacatgaacACTCTcacaatataatgtatatatataaataaataaatatatatatatatatatatatatatatatatatatctatatttatatatatacatacatatatgtgtgtatgtatgtatatatatatatgtgtgtgtgtgcatatttgtgtatatatacacactcatatatatacatatatgtgtgtgtatgtatatatatatatatatatatatatatatatatatgtgtgtgtgtgtatttgtgtgtatatatatatatatatatatatatatatatatatatatatatatatatatacacactcatatatacagtatacacacacacacacacacacacacacatatatatatatatatatatatatatatatatatatatatatatatatgagtttatgaaTTGAAATGCATATGTATACAGAAATGTACATATACACTTTATTTattaatgaatgtatatgtatatacgtattctaaatattcttatctatctatctatctatctatatatatatatatatatatatatatatatatatatatatatatatacatatatatgtatgcatatatgtctgtgtgtatgtgtgtctgtgtgcatatgcttgtgtgtgcttgtatatatacactcacacacaaatatctctctctctctctctctctctctctatatatatatatatatattatatatatatatatatatatatatatatatatatatatatatatatatatatatatatttatatatatgtgttatttttaatattattaaatgctaagctacaatcctagttggaaaagcaggatgctataagcccaggggccccaacaaggaaaatttcCCAGggagaaaaggaagcaaggaaaaatataatattttagtaacaacatcaaaataaatatttcctatataaacaataaaaactttaacaaaacaagaggaagagaaaccagagagaacagtgtgcccaagtgtaccctcaaacaagagaactttaacccaagacagaggaagactatggtaaagaggctatggcactaaaccagactagagaacaatggtttgattttggagtgtccttctcttaaaagagctacttaccatagctaaagagtctcttctacccttaccaagagaaaaataaagCCACTGCAAAagtcagtgcagtagttaaccccttgagagaggaatTGTTTagaaatctcagtgttttcagatgtatggggacagaggagaatctgtaaagaataggccagactattcggtgtctgtgtaggcaaagggaaagaaccgtaaccagagaaaaggatccaatgtagtactgtctggccagtcaaaggaccccataactctctagcggtagtatctcgacgggtggctggtgccctggccaacctactacctactatttatttatttatatatatatatatatatatatatatatatatatatatatatatatatgattaaatatatatttgtatatatttacagacatattcatattcatacacacatgcatatatatacagtacatatatatatttatatatatatatatatatatatatatatatatatatatatatatatatacacgtatatatatatatatatatacatatatatatatatatatatatatatatatatatagatggaaaaaGGAAATACATCTTATCGTATTTCACTTGTTTTAAAACCTGTCTGTAGATAATGATCTACGAGTGTCATTATTAATTGTGGAGGGATAGATTCAACTAAATTTAGCCATTTCAATTgatcaattttcttctctttaaGAGCCCAATTATTCTACTGCTAGAGCATGGTACCTAAGcttccctgtataataaagagcaagtttctgtctgtctgtctgtctgtctgtctgtctgtctctctctctctctctctctctctctctctctctctctctctctctatatatatatatatatatatacatatacatatgtatatatatatatatatatagccctacatatatatatgtatatatacatatatatatccctacatatatatatatatatatatatatatatatatatacatatatatatataaatacataaatatatatatatatgtatatatatatatatatatatatatatatatatatata
Above is a window of Palaemon carinicauda isolate YSFRI2023 chromosome 6, ASM3689809v2, whole genome shotgun sequence DNA encoding:
- the LOC137641989 gene encoding uncharacterized protein; this translates as MARSILLVTLMVVFVACLASAYPTFGNPGLGGVGIGHPGIGQPGFGNAGIGGSPYTNAFGGPCRYWNQDPTTLKYFCTERPDQTFPGLF